One genomic segment of Odocoileus virginianus isolate 20LAN1187 ecotype Illinois chromosome 17, Ovbor_1.2, whole genome shotgun sequence includes these proteins:
- the NHERF1 gene encoding Na(+)/H(+) exchange regulatory cofactor NHE-RF1, with translation MSADAAAGAPLPRLCCLEKGPNGYGFHLHGEKGKVGQYIRLVEPGSPAEKSGLLAGDRLVEVNGENVEKETHQQVVNRIRAALNSVRLLVVDPETDERLQKLGLRVREEMLRAQEGPGQAEPPAAAGEARGAGGENEPPSAAPEPREAEQSHQERRELRPRLCAMKKGPNGYGFNLHSDKSKPGQFIRAVDPDSPAEASGLRAQDRIVEVNGVCVEGKPHGEVVSAIKAGGDEAKLLVVDRETDEFFKKCKVIPSQEHLQGPLPEPITNGEIEKENSPEALAETASESPVPPLARTASSDTSEELNSQDSPKKQDSTAPSSTSSSSSDPILDFNISLAVAKERAHQKRVSKRAPQMDWSKKNELFSNL, from the exons ATGAGCGCGGACGCGGCGGCCGGGGCGCCCCTGCCCCGGCTCTGCTGCCTGGAGAAAGGTCCGAACGGCTACGGCTTCCACCTGCACGGGGAAAAGGGCAAGGTAGGCCAGTACATCCGGCTGGTGGAGCCCGGCTCGCCTGCCGAGAAGTCGGGACTGCTGGCCGGAGACCGGCTAGTGGAGGTGAACGGCGAGAACGTGGAGAAGGAGACCCACCAGCAGGTGGTGAACCGCATCCGTGCCGCCCTCAACTCCGTGCGCCTGCTGGTGGTCGACCCGGAGACCGACGAGCGGCTGCAGAAGTTGGGCCTCCGGGTCCGGGAGGAGATGCTGCGTGCCCAGGAAGGACCCGGGCAGGCCGAACCGCCGGCCGCTGCCGGCGAGGCGCGGGGGGCCGGCGGCGAGAATGAGCCGCCGTCCGCCGCGCCAGAGCCTCGAGAGGCCGAGCAGAGCCATCAGGAGCGG CGCGAGCTTCGGCCTCGGCTCTGTGCCATGAAGAAGGGCCCCAATGGTTACGGCTTCAACCTGCACAGCGACAAGTCCAAGCCAGGCCAGTTCATCCGGGCGGTGGACCCAGACTCTCCTGCCGAGGCCTCGGGGCTCCGGGCCCAGGACCGCATCGTGGAG gTGAACGGGGTCTGCGTGGAGGGCAAGCCGCACGGGGAGGTGGTGTCTGCCATCAAGGCCGGTGGGGACGAGGCCAAGCTGCTGGTGGTGGACCGGGAGACGGACGAGTTCTTCAAGAAATGCAAAGTGATCCCGTCACAGGAACACCTGCAAG GTCCCTTGCCTGAGCCCATTACCAATGGGGAGATCGAGAAG GAGAACAGTCCTGAAGCCCTGGCCGAGACGGCCTCCGAGAGCCCCGTGCCACCCCTGGCAAGAACCGCCTCCAGTGACACCAGTGAGGAG CTGAATTCCCAAGACAGCCCCAAGAAACAGGACTCCACGGCACCCTCATCtacctcctcctcatcctccgACCCCATCCTGGACTTCAACATCTCCCTGGCCGTGGCCAAAGAGAGGGCCCACCAGAAGCGTGTCAGCAAACGGGCCCCGCAGATGGACTGGAGCAAGAAAAACGAACTCTTCAGCAACCTCTGA